From a single Mus caroli chromosome X, CAROLI_EIJ_v1.1, whole genome shotgun sequence genomic region:
- the Asb12 gene encoding ankyrin repeat and SOCS box protein 12 has product MNLMDIAKIFSLLQPEKEEEDTDTGEKQALNQAVYDNDSCTLDHLLHQERYKRFINSRSGWGIPGTPLRLAASYGHLNCVKVLLEHGADVDSLDVKAQTPLFTAVSHGHLECVRMLLEAGACPSGSIYNNCSPVLTASRDGAFAILQELLGHGAEANVKAKLPVWASNIASCSGPLYLAAVYGHLDCFRLLLLYGADPDYNCTDQGLLSRVPQPRTLLEICLHHNCEPEYIQLLIDFGANIYLPSLPVDPTSQDDKGIKLLLQARATPRSLLSQTRLVIRRSLCRANQSQATDQLDIPPVLISYLKHQ; this is encoded by the exons ATGAACCTCATGGATATCGCCAAGATCTTTTCTCTTCTGCAAcctgaaaaggaggaggaggacactgACACCGGGGAAAAACAGGCTCTCAATCAAGCTGTATATGACAATGACTCCTGTACCCTGGACCACCTTCTACACCAGGAACGTTATAAACGGTTCATCAACAGCAGGAGTGGCTGGGGTATACCTGGAACACCCTTGCGTTTGGCAGCTTCTTATGGTCACTTAAATTGTGTGAAGGTCCTCCTGGAACATGGTGCTGATGTTGATAGCTTGGATGTCAAAGCACAAACACCACTTTTCACTGCTGTGAGCCACGGTCATCTGGAGTGCGTGAGAATGCTTTTAGAAGCTGGTGCCTGTCCTAGTGGTAGCATCTACAACAATTGCTCTCCTGTTCTCACTGCCTCACGTGATGGGGCTTTTGCCATCTTACAGGAGCTCCTAGGGCATGGTGCCGAGGCTAATGTCAAAGCTAAACTACCAGTCTGGGCGTCAAATATAGCTTCATGTTCTGGGCCCCTCTATCTGGCTGCAGTCTATGGGCACCTTGATTGTTTCCGCCTGCTTTTGCTCTATGGGGCAGATCCTGATTACAACTGCACTGACCAGGGCCTTTTAAGTCGTGTTCCACAGCCTCGCACACTCCTTGAAATCTGCCTTCATCACAATTGTGAGCCAGAGTACATCCAGCTTTTAATAGATTTTGGAGCTAACATCTACCTTCCATCTCTCCCTGTGGACCCAACTTCACAAGATGATAAAGGCATCAAATTGCTGCTACAAGCCCGAG CCACTCCACGGTCACTCCTGTCCCAGACCCGTTTAGTTATCCGCAGATCCCTATGCCGGGCGAACCAGTCACAAGCCACCGACCAGCTGGATATCCCCCCTGTGTTGATTAGCTACCTCAAACATCAATGA